Proteins found in one Geomonas subterranea genomic segment:
- a CDS encoding YajD family HNH nuclease, with the protein MSAFRPRGPRNVMPKSAEEIDELVRKMRGEQQRPENYREKSLKLHGWICAKCGREFELSNLHLLTVHHKDGNHNYNPPDGSNWENLCVYCHDDEHSRTILADYLEGKDKR; encoded by the coding sequence ATGTCTGCATTCCGCCCCCGCGGTCCCCGGAACGTGATGCCCAAAAGCGCCGAGGAGATCGACGAACTGGTGCGCAAGATGCGTGGTGAGCAGCAGCGTCCCGAGAACTACCGTGAGAAATCGCTCAAGCTGCATGGCTGGATCTGCGCCAAGTGCGGGCGCGAGTTCGAGCTCTCCAACCTGCACCTTTTGACCGTGCACCACAAGGACGGCAACCACAACTACAACCCGCCCGACGGCAGCAACTGGGAAAACCTCTGCGTCTACTGCCACGACGACGAGCACAGCCGCACCATCCTGGCGGATTACCTGGAAGGCAAAGACAAGAGATGA
- a CDS encoding HDIG domain-containing metalloprotein, translating to MSSRPNREATWKLIGEYLPSDQMRRHSLAVEAVMRHMAKKYGEDEEMWGVIGLAHDIDYERHPEEHCHKAPEILRNAGWPEEYIRAVVSHGWGICTDVEPLTPLEKTLFTIDELTGLVAASALVRPSKSILDLPVKSVTNKWKDKAFAAGADRSIIEKGAAMMGVELNELIADTIEGMRAEAEAIGLKGNL from the coding sequence ATGAGTAGCAGACCGAACCGGGAGGCGACCTGGAAACTGATCGGGGAATACCTCCCCAGCGACCAGATGAGAAGGCACTCCCTCGCGGTGGAAGCGGTGATGCGCCACATGGCGAAGAAGTACGGTGAGGATGAGGAAATGTGGGGCGTGATCGGCTTGGCGCACGACATCGACTACGAGCGCCACCCCGAAGAGCACTGCCACAAGGCCCCGGAGATCCTGAGAAACGCAGGATGGCCGGAGGAGTACATACGGGCGGTGGTTTCCCACGGCTGGGGGATCTGCACCGACGTCGAGCCGCTCACCCCCCTGGAGAAGACCCTTTTCACCATAGACGAGCTGACCGGGCTCGTGGCGGCCTCCGCGCTGGTGCGCCCGTCGAAGAGCATCCTGGACCTTCCGGTGAAGAGCGTGACCAACAAGTGGAAAGACAAGGCGTTCGCCGCCGGCGCCGACCGTTCCATCATCGAGAAGGGCGCCGCCATGATGGGTGTCGAGTTGAACGAGTTGATCGCCGACACCATCGAGGGGATGCGGGCCGAGGCCGAGGCCATCGGGCTCAAAGGGAATCTGTAG
- a CDS encoding tetratricopeptide repeat protein codes for MILSDTFNALYLMPGKVHHVHLYKIFRASFPKITAVLLLIALLLPAPAFSLDSDDSQIFITGFNAYQKRDYKTAIDNMSGLLKKYPDTPLKDMALFWLARANYKVGNNAEAGKYMAQFLHDYPESPLKATVEGELLQLADKYQKGQPIAATSKAAAQPVTDKAAEKAVAEKAAAEKAAADKAAVAKAAADKAAAESAAAAKAAAEKAAAEKAAAEKAAAEKAAAEKAAAEKAAAEKAAAEKVAQKTETKKMAKAKKPAAEKGKSAALRKKAIAAYKDVIDRYPGTPAASNASAKLLQMGIEYPAVRRTGTPGAAGEVTQVFEIEVAQFADLDVEIGAAAETLEAGKAFAIPMVIVNTGNGSDSFNLESGFPSEYGFHFAAASNPDAAISKTPALAVGEKFRALGVGTIPRGNIDGQKNSYPVKVTSSLAREASQTREIALVTSAPLLRGVVKTDKTRLLPGEKVAYRISLLNIGSAAARGVTFRLNYPPQYEAVALPSGFKQEEGALVMDGMRLKSGESQDLNVTFRLKEEALADQELFVRADLLNGGLNKKESFVSATTVVQRVSGVTARTGAGKLVVIPGQTVSVPLIVTNTGNAREVFSIKASVPAQATYNFFEDANRDGKRQASEPIINHVGPLSPKEEAYVVLEIETPASAADGAVASASVRFESENAGDRSAAVHLQLAYSRPVLELSLAARGGKLKPGEVSSLELNCVNRGSNLAKQVILQSALPPQLELVAADPSFSRFDNGIYVWRIDELGAGEKRNIKVTYRVKPGIAVGTSVQMKNSLTYQDLLGNRY; via the coding sequence ATGATACTTTCCGACACGTTCAACGCTTTATACCTTATGCCCGGAAAGGTTCATCACGTGCATCTTTATAAGATTTTCCGTGCCTCATTCCCGAAAATCACAGCCGTCCTGCTGCTCATAGCGCTCCTTCTGCCCGCGCCCGCCTTTTCTCTAGATTCTGACGATTCACAGATCTTTATCACCGGGTTCAACGCCTATCAGAAAAGAGACTATAAGACCGCGATCGACAACATGTCAGGGCTGCTCAAGAAGTACCCGGACACGCCGCTCAAGGATATGGCGCTCTTCTGGCTTGCCAGGGCCAACTACAAGGTCGGCAACAACGCCGAGGCCGGCAAGTACATGGCGCAGTTTCTCCACGACTATCCCGAGAGCCCGCTGAAGGCGACGGTCGAGGGTGAACTGCTCCAACTTGCTGACAAGTACCAGAAAGGTCAGCCGATCGCCGCAACGTCGAAAGCCGCCGCGCAGCCTGTCACAGACAAGGCCGCCGAGAAGGCCGTTGCCGAGAAAGCTGCCGCCGAGAAAGCTGCCGCCGATAAAGCCGCTGTCGCGAAAGCAGCTGCTGACAAGGCTGCGGCTGAGAGCGCCGCCGCTGCGAAAGCCGCCGCCGAGAAGGCTGCCGCCGAGAAGGCTGCCGCTGAGAAAGCTGCCGCTGAGAAAGCTGCCGCTGAGAAAGCTGCCGCTGAGAAAGCTGCCGCTGAGAAAGCTGCCGCTGAGAAGGTAGCCCAGAAGACTGAGACAAAGAAGATGGCCAAGGCCAAAAAGCCCGCTGCGGAAAAGGGGAAATCGGCAGCTCTGCGCAAGAAGGCCATCGCGGCTTATAAAGACGTCATCGACCGTTATCCCGGCACTCCTGCCGCGTCCAACGCATCGGCCAAGCTGCTGCAGATGGGGATCGAATACCCCGCCGTCAGGAGGACCGGAACACCAGGCGCTGCGGGCGAGGTGACCCAGGTCTTCGAGATCGAAGTGGCCCAGTTCGCCGATCTCGATGTGGAAATCGGAGCTGCCGCCGAGACGCTGGAGGCAGGCAAGGCATTCGCTATCCCGATGGTCATCGTCAACACCGGCAACGGTAGCGACAGCTTCAATCTCGAGTCGGGGTTCCCGTCGGAGTACGGTTTCCATTTCGCCGCAGCATCCAATCCTGATGCCGCCATCAGCAAGACACCGGCTCTCGCCGTAGGGGAGAAGTTCCGGGCGCTGGGAGTCGGCACCATCCCGCGCGGCAATATCGACGGGCAGAAGAACAGCTACCCCGTGAAGGTCACCTCTTCTTTGGCGCGGGAGGCTTCCCAGACCAGGGAAATCGCCCTGGTAACTTCCGCTCCGCTGCTCAGGGGCGTGGTGAAGACGGATAAGACCAGGCTGTTGCCGGGGGAGAAGGTTGCTTACCGCATTTCCCTGCTCAACATCGGTAGTGCGGCGGCTCGCGGCGTAACCTTCCGGCTCAACTACCCGCCGCAGTATGAAGCCGTCGCGTTGCCCTCCGGATTCAAGCAGGAAGAGGGCGCACTGGTCATGGACGGCATGCGGCTCAAGTCCGGCGAGAGCCAGGACCTCAACGTCACCTTCCGGCTGAAGGAAGAGGCGCTGGCGGACCAGGAGTTGTTCGTCAGGGCGGACCTCCTCAACGGCGGCCTGAACAAGAAGGAATCCTTCGTGTCCGCCACGACGGTCGTGCAGCGGGTGAGCGGTGTCACCGCCAGGACCGGCGCCGGCAAGCTGGTGGTCATCCCCGGGCAGACCGTATCCGTTCCGCTCATCGTGACCAACACCGGCAACGCCAGGGAGGTCTTCTCCATCAAGGCGAGCGTCCCGGCCCAAGCCACCTACAACTTCTTCGAGGACGCGAACCGTGACGGCAAGCGGCAGGCAAGCGAGCCGATCATCAACCATGTCGGCCCCCTGTCCCCCAAGGAAGAGGCGTATGTCGTCCTTGAGATCGAGACACCGGCAAGCGCGGCCGACGGGGCTGTGGCTTCCGCCTCGGTCCGGTTCGAATCGGAAAACGCGGGCGACCGCTCCGCCGCCGTCCACCTGCAGCTCGCCTACTCCCGGCCGGTGCTGGAATTGAGTCTGGCGGCCCGTGGCGGCAAGCTCAAGCCGGGCGAGGTCTCTTCGCTGGAGCTCAACTGCGTCAACCGCGGCTCGAACCTCGCCAAGCAGGTCATCCTGCAGAGCGCCCTTCCGCCCCAGCTCGAACTGGTCGCGGCGGACCCGTCCTTCAGCAGGTTCGATAACGGCATATATGTCTGGCGCATCGACGAACTCGGCGCTGGCGAGAAGCGCAACATCAAGGTAACCTATCGTGTCAAACCGGGTATCGCCGTCGGCACCAGCGTACAGATGAAGAACTCGCTGACCTACCAGGACCTCCTCGGGAACAGGTACTGA
- a CDS encoding ABC-F family ATP-binding cassette domain-containing protein, translated as MLHLKKLSKDFAGKPLFTEINWHLKKGERVGLVGENGAGKSTLMRIIAGEVESSSGEIQITRGGTVGYLPQDGIVAKGQPLFAEVMTALSELQEIEREIAELTARLEREPHDAPGHDQLLDRFGHLQEEFRLKGGYAMESEVGNVLTGLGFSPADWEKECGEFSGGWQMRIALAKLLLKKPNVLLLDEPTNHLDIEARNWLESYLQGYPYSVMLVSHDRFFLDQVCSRIAEVWNHAITDYHCNYSNYLVQREERVSALREAKKRQDEEVEKMEDFISRFRYKADKAAMVQSRIKQLEKIERILLPPERKKIHFRFPTAPKSGKTVMELSGVVKAYGSNVVLNQVDLTVESGERIALVGHNGAGKSTLMRVLANADVTSGTVKDGHNVIKDYFAQDQAQELDASRSAYDELLADAPYDMVPQLRDILGAFLFSGDDIHKKVGVLSGGERNRLALAKLLLRPANLLLMDEPTNHLDLFSKDVLLEALKNFGGTVVFVSHDRHFIDGLATRVVEVGGGKLESFYGDYEYYLEKTAGAAGAPGQDGLGRLTPGKGEEKPVEAATEQPDQRLSRQQQREQDKQRQKEERARERKLAEIEEKIGVKEGELAKLEEEMAAPEFFANHEAARLAGERHAELSTEIAALYEAWEAS; from the coding sequence ATGCTGCACCTGAAGAAACTCTCCAAGGATTTTGCGGGCAAACCGCTCTTCACCGAGATCAACTGGCACCTGAAAAAGGGCGAACGCGTAGGCCTCGTCGGCGAGAACGGCGCCGGCAAGTCGACCCTGATGCGCATCATCGCCGGCGAGGTCGAAAGTAGCAGCGGCGAGATCCAGATCACCCGCGGCGGAACGGTCGGCTACCTGCCGCAGGACGGCATCGTCGCCAAGGGACAGCCGCTCTTCGCCGAGGTGATGACGGCTCTGTCGGAGCTGCAGGAGATCGAGCGTGAGATCGCGGAACTGACGGCCCGACTGGAGCGGGAGCCTCACGACGCGCCGGGGCACGACCAGCTCCTGGACCGCTTCGGCCACCTCCAGGAGGAGTTCCGCCTCAAGGGGGGGTACGCCATGGAGAGCGAGGTGGGCAACGTCCTCACCGGCCTCGGCTTCTCTCCGGCTGACTGGGAGAAGGAGTGCGGCGAGTTCTCGGGAGGGTGGCAGATGCGCATCGCACTGGCGAAGCTCCTCCTGAAAAAGCCGAACGTACTCCTTCTGGACGAGCCGACCAACCACCTGGACATAGAGGCGCGCAACTGGCTCGAAAGCTATCTGCAGGGGTACCCCTACTCCGTCATGCTGGTGTCCCACGACCGCTTCTTCCTGGACCAGGTCTGCTCGCGGATCGCCGAGGTCTGGAACCACGCCATCACCGATTACCACTGCAACTACAGCAACTACCTGGTGCAGCGCGAGGAACGGGTTTCCGCCCTGCGCGAGGCCAAGAAGCGCCAGGACGAGGAAGTGGAGAAGATGGAAGATTTCATCTCGCGCTTCCGGTACAAGGCGGACAAGGCCGCCATGGTGCAGTCCCGCATCAAGCAGCTGGAGAAGATAGAGCGCATCCTGCTCCCCCCGGAACGCAAGAAGATCCATTTCCGGTTCCCCACCGCTCCCAAAAGCGGCAAGACCGTGATGGAACTCTCCGGCGTGGTGAAAGCCTACGGGAGCAACGTGGTGCTGAATCAGGTCGATCTGACCGTGGAAAGCGGCGAGAGGATCGCGCTGGTCGGACACAACGGCGCCGGCAAATCGACCTTGATGCGCGTCCTGGCCAACGCCGACGTCACCTCCGGCACGGTGAAGGACGGCCACAACGTCATCAAGGACTACTTCGCCCAGGACCAGGCCCAGGAACTGGACGCCTCCCGCTCGGCGTACGACGAGCTGCTGGCCGACGCCCCTTACGACATGGTGCCGCAGTTGCGCGACATCCTGGGTGCCTTCCTCTTCTCCGGCGACGACATCCACAAGAAGGTCGGCGTCCTCTCCGGCGGCGAGAGAAACCGCCTGGCGCTCGCCAAGCTTTTGCTGCGCCCCGCCAACCTCCTTTTGATGGACGAGCCGACCAACCACCTCGACCTGTTCAGCAAGGATGTGCTCCTCGAGGCCCTCAAGAATTTCGGCGGAACCGTGGTCTTCGTCTCCCACGACCGGCACTTCATCGACGGCCTGGCCACCCGGGTGGTCGAGGTCGGCGGCGGCAAACTGGAGAGCTTCTACGGCGACTACGAGTACTACCTCGAGAAGACCGCCGGAGCGGCCGGAGCCCCCGGGCAGGACGGCCTGGGGCGGCTCACCCCGGGCAAGGGTGAGGAGAAACCGGTCGAGGCGGCAACGGAGCAACCCGACCAGCGCCTTTCCCGCCAGCAGCAGCGCGAACAGGACAAGCAGCGCCAGAAGGAGGAGCGGGCACGGGAGCGCAAGCTGGCGGAGATCGAAGAAAAGATCGGGGTGAAAGAAGGGGAACTCGCCAAACTGGAGGAGGAAATGGCTGCACCCGAATTCTTCGCCAACCACGAGGCGGCCCGCCTCGCCGGCGAACGCCACGCTGAACTCAGCACCGAAATCGCCGCGCTGTACGAAGCGTGGGAGGCCAGCTAA
- a CDS encoding rubrerythrin, with amino-acid sequence MEKAIAFQVAAGASQVLGVCEKAEFACAELYHHFANQFKDDREIFYIWLKSALERENRARLLTLVGKLALDDVIAGVHLELAEAEEVLAKVRASLDVVKEEPPEVREALQLAMDLERTLDRITIEKVVQFTESYQKWFLSIMNRDQMELLQNAYKQHGRD; translated from the coding sequence ATGGAAAAAGCGATAGCGTTCCAGGTAGCTGCAGGTGCCAGCCAGGTTTTAGGAGTGTGCGAGAAGGCGGAGTTCGCCTGCGCCGAGCTTTACCATCACTTCGCCAACCAGTTCAAGGACGATCGTGAGATTTTTTACATCTGGCTGAAGAGCGCCCTGGAGCGTGAGAACCGGGCCAGGCTCCTGACCCTGGTCGGGAAGCTGGCGCTGGACGATGTGATAGCGGGGGTGCATCTGGAGTTGGCGGAGGCAGAGGAGGTCCTTGCCAAGGTCCGCGCCTCGCTGGACGTGGTAAAAGAAGAGCCCCCCGAGGTCCGGGAGGCTCTCCAGCTTGCCATGGACCTGGAACGGACCCTGGACCGGATCACGATAGAGAAGGTGGTGCAGTTCACCGAATCGTACCAGAAGTGGTTCCTGTCCATCATGAACCGCGATCAGATGGAGCTTTTGCAGAATGCCTACAAACAGCACGGCCGGGACTGA
- a CDS encoding DMT family transporter gives MTRLILIGICSALFFSSTFVLNRAMSLQGGHWIWTASLRYFYMFFMLSLWLVLAGNSRLLRGVFAAFRVNWCFWTLAGSIGFGVFYSLLTFSSSFAPGWVVATTWQSTILATPLVLLLFGKRVPRRGIAFTALIFIGIVLVTCEQASAASIRETVLGVVPVLVAALAYPLGNQLIWEARHGKVVTITDASAAVLDDSVARVLIMVLGSIPFWIVLTLCVQPPAPSGGQLINTAVVAVFSGVIATTLFYKARHLAKTPFELSAVDATQSTEVIFSLLGEILFLGGAWPGVTGMAGVALSLVGLVLYVRSQTVTD, from the coding sequence ATGACACGTCTTATTCTCATCGGCATTTGTTCGGCCCTCTTCTTCAGCAGCACCTTTGTCCTCAATCGCGCCATGAGCCTTCAGGGTGGCCACTGGATCTGGACCGCCAGCCTGCGTTACTTCTACATGTTTTTCATGCTGAGCCTTTGGCTGGTGCTGGCGGGCAATTCGCGCCTGCTCCGGGGCGTCTTCGCCGCCTTCCGGGTCAACTGGTGCTTCTGGACCCTGGCTGGCAGCATCGGCTTTGGCGTGTTCTATTCGCTATTGACCTTCAGTTCGTCCTTCGCGCCCGGCTGGGTGGTGGCGACCACCTGGCAGTCCACCATCCTCGCCACGCCGCTGGTGCTGCTCTTGTTCGGCAAGCGGGTGCCGAGGCGCGGCATCGCCTTCACCGCCCTTATCTTCATCGGCATAGTCCTGGTGACGTGCGAACAGGCGTCAGCGGCGTCGATCCGGGAAACGGTGCTCGGCGTGGTGCCGGTGCTGGTGGCCGCGTTGGCCTATCCGCTGGGGAACCAACTGATCTGGGAGGCGCGCCACGGCAAGGTCGTCACGATTACCGACGCCAGCGCAGCCGTCCTCGACGACAGCGTCGCCCGTGTCCTGATCATGGTGCTCGGTTCCATCCCGTTCTGGATCGTGCTCACGCTCTGCGTGCAGCCTCCCGCGCCCTCCGGAGGGCAGTTGATCAACACGGCGGTGGTCGCCGTCTTCTCGGGTGTGATCGCCACCACACTCTTTTACAAGGCGCGCCACCTGGCCAAGACCCCTTTTGAACTCTCCGCCGTCGACGCCACCCAATCCACCGAAGTGATCTTCTCTTTGTTGGGCGAGATCCTTTTCCTTGGTGGAGCATGGCCTGGCGTGACGGGGATGGCCGGCGTAGCGCTTTCCCTGGTCGGTCTGGTACTTTATGTGAGGTCACAGACGGTAACGGATTGA
- a CDS encoding LysM peptidoglycan-binding domain-containing protein — MANRRIVTLGTLLSLACGTAGHAEEMLLYTPKETTGADAPASPREGVLVRTVTVKRGDTLAKLSRKHIGVSDYFPQMLVFNRIKNPDLIHPGEKLLVPVPPGRPGKTKTRSSHAGRRTAAKQATPGESTPAKPGEQDLFQMGQRAYLGHDYREALARFNDFLRAFPRSRFAADASLYRADCFLHLSGE; from the coding sequence ATGGCAAACCGCCGCATCGTCACCCTCGGCACTCTCCTTTCGCTTGCCTGCGGCACTGCCGGGCACGCGGAAGAGATGCTGCTCTATACGCCCAAAGAGACCACCGGCGCGGACGCACCGGCGTCTCCCAGGGAAGGGGTCCTGGTCCGGACGGTGACCGTCAAACGCGGAGACACGCTCGCCAAGCTCTCCAGAAAGCACATTGGGGTGTCTGACTACTTCCCCCAGATGCTCGTCTTCAACAGGATCAAGAACCCGGACCTGATTCACCCCGGTGAGAAGCTGCTGGTCCCGGTGCCTCCGGGGCGGCCGGGCAAGACGAAAACCCGCAGCAGCCATGCCGGGCGCCGGACAGCGGCGAAGCAAGCCACCCCGGGCGAGTCAACCCCCGCCAAGCCGGGCGAACAGGATCTTTTTCAGATGGGCCAGCGGGCATATCTGGGCCATGACTACCGCGAGGCCCTGGCCAGGTTCAACGATTTTTTACGTGCATTTCCTCGTTCCAGGTTCGCCGCGGATGCCTCCCTGTACCGTGCGGACTGCTTCCTTCACCTGTCCGGGGAGTAA
- a CDS encoding MaoC family dehydratase: MAIKEGWRGRFFEDFEVGDVYPHPLGRTITKTDNIWFTLLTQNTAPVHFDQHYSEQTEFGKPLVDSTLTLAIVTGQSVTDVSQNVFANLGWDEVTLPNPLFEGDTLYSQSEVLSKRESKSRPNLGIVTVKTTGFTQNGDIVISFKRTLMVYKKGHEPKIARLEPKG; this comes from the coding sequence ATGGCAATCAAGGAAGGCTGGCGCGGCAGGTTCTTCGAGGATTTTGAAGTAGGCGACGTCTATCCCCACCCGCTGGGGCGCACCATCACCAAGACCGATAACATCTGGTTCACGCTGCTGACCCAGAACACCGCGCCGGTCCACTTCGACCAGCACTATTCGGAGCAGACCGAGTTCGGCAAGCCGCTCGTTGACTCCACCCTCACCCTGGCCATCGTCACCGGCCAGAGCGTCACCGACGTCTCCCAGAACGTCTTCGCCAATCTCGGCTGGGACGAGGTCACCCTCCCCAACCCGCTCTTCGAGGGGGACACCCTGTACTCCCAGTCCGAAGTCCTCTCCAAGAGGGAATCGAAATCCCGCCCCAATCTCGGCATCGTGACGGTGAAGACCACCGGCTTCACTCAAAACGGCGACATCGTGATCAGCTTCAAGAGGACGCTGATGGTGTACAAGAAGGGGCACGAGCCGAAGATCGCCCGGCTGGAGCCGAAGGGGTAG
- a CDS encoding LysM peptidoglycan-binding domain-containing protein encodes MLVSLDKKQLGLALILLAAFPLTSYSIDKKFEIEPAALAKKYPMPAPAPKTKPAPKGSGTVTYKVKRGDFLYRVLAREYGITGDRADAVALRVQAANHLADIRRLQVGTTLLIPIDPAGHKPKTRRTTKIAAAKPGRGTNEAQGATVMFFKAPATQPAGLPGPASNPEAVQDAAKVWPQLVPDAPSSKAQLDYLSSAFSLSLDPQRYPVLAGQDGGTILVDAGGSLPPLVKSLLQEKNPQLSVVSERPDNPRAFYRALLNAARFYSFEEDFLVDFGTDCKVIVQADFKIEKSQDSLLRQDITLLKVPGKRPATPQALVRLLASHGFKLVETPSTAPIITGRPDDSVLYQIPEKDPRGIADALLEALGIRFQTDKSIDLYADDNNGVRLEIPVYRYFEKNGRRYVLARFQGDPLGDSLTNLLEAKGYQVIAIQDHDDLQSLSDKLFNRLDVAGRYGEQDLWSLWEKGYGVRMAGVMLNDAKGGRIFITDRKVDPLVRELAKLNGYKQETR; translated from the coding sequence ATGCTGGTTAGTCTCGACAAGAAGCAGCTGGGCCTGGCCCTGATCCTGCTGGCCGCTTTTCCGTTAACCTCGTATTCCATCGACAAGAAGTTCGAAATCGAACCGGCAGCCCTGGCCAAGAAGTACCCCATGCCGGCTCCCGCCCCGAAAACGAAACCGGCCCCGAAGGGCTCCGGGACGGTCACCTACAAGGTGAAACGGGGCGACTTCCTGTACCGTGTGCTGGCCCGGGAGTACGGCATCACCGGGGACCGGGCCGATGCGGTGGCCCTCAGGGTCCAGGCCGCCAATCACCTCGCGGACATCCGCAGGCTGCAGGTGGGAACCACACTGTTGATCCCGATCGACCCGGCCGGTCACAAGCCAAAGACGCGCCGGACCACCAAGATAGCGGCCGCCAAACCGGGCAGGGGCACCAACGAGGCCCAGGGCGCCACCGTCATGTTCTTCAAGGCACCCGCGACGCAACCGGCGGGCCTGCCGGGTCCGGCAAGCAACCCGGAGGCGGTGCAGGACGCGGCGAAGGTCTGGCCCCAGCTCGTTCCCGACGCGCCGTCGAGCAAGGCCCAGCTCGATTACCTCTCCAGCGCCTTCTCCCTGTCGCTCGACCCGCAGCGTTACCCGGTGCTGGCTGGCCAGGACGGCGGCACCATCCTCGTCGACGCCGGCGGCTCGCTTCCGCCGCTGGTGAAGTCGCTGCTCCAGGAGAAAAACCCGCAGTTGAGCGTTGTGTCGGAGCGCCCTGACAATCCCCGCGCCTTTTACCGCGCCCTCTTGAACGCCGCCCGCTTCTATTCCTTCGAAGAGGACTTCCTGGTCGACTTCGGTACCGACTGCAAGGTCATCGTTCAGGCGGACTTCAAGATAGAGAAGAGCCAGGACAGCCTGCTGCGCCAGGACATCACCCTGCTCAAGGTCCCGGGCAAGCGTCCCGCCACCCCGCAGGCGCTGGTCCGTCTCCTTGCGTCACACGGCTTCAAGCTGGTGGAGACGCCGTCCACCGCCCCCATCATCACCGGGAGGCCGGACGACAGCGTGCTGTACCAGATTCCGGAGAAGGATCCCAGGGGGATAGCGGACGCGCTGCTGGAAGCCCTGGGCATCAGGTTCCAGACTGACAAGAGCATCGACCTCTATGCCGACGACAACAACGGGGTGCGGCTGGAAATCCCCGTGTACCGCTACTTCGAGAAGAACGGCAGGCGTTACGTGCTGGCGCGTTTCCAGGGAGACCCCCTGGGCGATTCGCTCACCAACCTGCTGGAAGCCAAGGGGTATCAAGTAATAGCGATACAGGACCACGACGATCTGCAGAGCCTGTCCGACAAGCTGTTTAACCGGCTGGACGTCGCGGGGCGCTACGGCGAGCAGGACCTGTGGTCGCTGTGGGAAAAGGGATACGGTGTGCGGATGGCAGGCGTGATGCTCAACGACGCCAAAGGGGGGAGGATCTTCATCACGGACCGCAAGGTTGATCCGCTGGTGCGGGAGCTGGCAAAATTGAACGGCTACAAGCAGGAAACGCGGTAG